The genomic region CCACAAATGCTGACTTTTTCATGCTTTACGGGCAATTTGTAAGAGAAAGTAAGACTTGGATAAACTTTTTGGtattaaaataaatgggaaaagTACTGGATTCTGGATGATAGTAGTagacagatttgtgtgtgtgtaaataaaactCAGGCAAATGTAGTTAATTTTCTGTATACTATTGCCAGTTGGTTTCCAGGAATTCCAGGTAAAACTAGGCAACCTGTACTCCATCACCCTCCCTGAGACTGGTTTCTAATGTCTGCCTTTCTATTTCTTTACTAATACAGTGTACTTAAGAATGCTAGGCTAAAGAAGCTGGAAAGGAGGCCATTAATTTAAACATTTCTCAGGGCATTTATTCTTGTAAACTGTCACTTTCAGAGTACAAAACTGTCTCAGGCAAAATAAATCTATAAAATCAAAGTTTCCTGTTTTCAAAACAGTATCTAGAAATGAGATTAGTTATCATAAGTAAATTTGATCATTTTTCATCTGTGCTATTCACCCAACTATATAAAAAGTTTGGTAGTTTATAGTAGCAAGCAAGTAGTTACAGCGTGTGCGTAATACTACTAAGCATGTTACTAAAAAGGAGTCTCATTCTAATATTACTAGCCAATAGACAGGGTGGAGTATAAACCTACTCATCTGTTCATGTGGGGTTTTTTAACcctaatttttttcagttaatccCTATCTCCATCATAAACATTGTAGCCTTCTGCCTTAATTAATTGGATTGTTTTAGAATCTTGAAAGAGTACAACATCTTTAATTTTACCAACTAGCTGCCGACTAAAAAGCCCTGAAGTGACTGTGTTTACTTTTCTGCCCAGTTCAAACCCACCAAAATAGCAAATGCCTCCATAGTTTAGAGCAATGTATTTTCTTTGTGGATCAATATCTTCAAAGAGAACCAGATATTCATCAAGGTACACTTTAATAGAAGTCTGGTTTTGAGCTATGGTGACAAAATGCCATCTCTTGCAACAAAGGGAATGTTTACTGTGAATTAAAGGGACAGAGATTTTTTCTCCAAGATTAACCACAACTTTTAAGGTCCCATTAGTAAGACCAACTGCAAGGAAATCATTGTCTTCATTTTCAGCTTTTCCCATCCATAAAATTAAGCCTTCACTCTGACTGGTAGTAAAATTTAGAGATACACTGGTAAATCTGAGGTCTCTCTTTCCATAATGAGGATCCATGTATTTGATGTATGAATTACCTGCAAATTTTGCAGTAGAAAATGAGATTTCATTGTCACAGTATCTACCCGACCATCCTAGTGTACATGCACAACTGTATGAAAATAAAATGGGATCAGGAATACAAAGAGCCTGGTGCAGACAACCATTATGTGAACAGTAAACAAATTGTTCACACGTGTTCCCTGTCCAGGGTTGAGGACAAAAGCAAGAAAAGCCTGAGTTTTGAACTTGACATTTACCATTATTTTTGCACACTGTGTACCCGCAAACAGTTCCGTCACAGTCACCTACATTGGAACCATCTTTAGGGTCTGCCTCAGTGAGTTTTAGTTCTCTGTGGTTTATAATAATTTCTCGTATACACCCACTGAAACCTATGGGTTCATTCTCTATTGCCATTGAATTGACAAGATTTAAGGATGACACTCCTCCGACATAGAAATCTGTGTTTATGTCGAGGGCAGTCATTCCAGCACTGGCTTTCTGGGTAATGTTGATGCCATCCAGATCCAGGTAACCTTCATTACCTATTCTTCCTGCTTTAAGGAAATGCCATGTACTTCCATTTGTACATACGTTTTGAAGAGATTGTAAGATGACTATCTTGTCGCCAAGGCTGTAGCGTAGTTGTACAAATCCACTTACTAAGGATATACATAGAAAGTCACCTGTGGAAATAAATTAACTTGATGTCAAATAGATTTTACTTTGAGATGGTTTAGGTAGCAACTCATATAGTTAAGGTGTCCTGACACTTCATTTTAATACcctcttttcagttgcttgtaactttaCAAGACTCAAACTAttcaagctgaaattttccatgttgggTGTGTGCCTTagtcagcatttaaaaaaaatacatgtatttcagctatttctgagaatgagattaggggaaaaaaaatttttttccctgtgttAAAGTTTTACAACTGCTTGAGAAGCTCTGTTGCCTcactctggagcagggatttgaaatttggcaaggtGGAAGGGGGGATTGGAAAAAGATTGCCCTCTTATCCACAATACATGTTGTGCAGTCCCTGAAAAACTGTCCAAGTTATAAGTCCCAGAAAAATTTGAATTTAAAAGTGCTCAGCAGAGGCTTGCTAGAATTTAGCAGCTTAAATTCCCTGAAGATTCTGTCTTCACTGACTGAACGTGCCTTAGCCCTTCCTGTCTGCAACCAGGTTGTGCATGTACTATCCCTGGCACACCTGAACATGCCTCATCCAAGGGGTTCAAGTCCCTTACAGTTGCTTCTCCCTGGGACTGCTGTGGCACCAGGCACAGGGACTGCGGAGGGAGACATGCTCCCCATGTTTCTGCCAcatccaggcagcatggaggaggaggaaaagaaacaGCCTGAGTTGAAAGCAGAGGGGTGAAGAACAGGTGTGGAGGAGGGTGAAGAGATGGAGAACAGCAGTTGTGTTagcagcaggagccaggactGGGAGGACAGGGGCAGAAGACAGGAGTGGGGCATAGTTGCTAAGGTAAGGAGCTggagatggggatgggggaatagAAGTAGGGAGGGGAAAACATGGGCAGGAACTGAGGTGGGGGACAAGAGAAGAAACAGCAGCACTGCTTATTCTGtttgtgggatgaggcaggaaaATAGTATGTGGTCATGAAATTAAGGACTGTCATGCATGCACATAATGGACAAATTGAGGCCGGAAAGGTAACCTTAACACTTGCATTTCCTaacatttgagtgcttgactttgcaacttaattttcttttaatgtagtttttcttGTCTGTAATAGATATCAATGACAGTGCTATCAAACAGGCGCTTTCCCCCTCTGTAGCCTTTTATCAgtaaaactgacattaaaatgtaattaaattaaatatgggttttttttattgtgatTCATCATGCTTAAAAATGAAATCACCTACCAGTGGTGAGTTCATTAGGATTAAATTCAGGAATGACTAATTTCTCAGGGAAACTCAGTTTGACTCTTTGTTACTTTATTTTGAGTAGATCACATGCATCCCAGGAGAACTGTATTGACTTTTTAATGGAGTTACAATGGGATGAATTTGGTTTTATAAGTCTTCAGCAAATGAGGCAGAGTTTCACCATCTCAGTCATGGAACAGTTCATATAGCTGGGAGTGTGCAGGACATGTCATACAAGTTCAGTTTGAGAAAGAAGTGAATTACTTTACCTACCATGTGCAAGAATAGAATGATCTGTTTAAATCTAATGGTTCATTGTATGATTGATTGATACCGGTCTCACCAAATCTTTCCCATAAACATATGTCATTTTAAATCAAATGTGAGAATATGTCTTCATAGTTTGATATTTTTTATTTACTGGACCTGTTACCTTGCACAACTTGTACTATGCAAATACTTCAACCCAAAGATTAGAGGGTAAGTGGAATACACATTTTGAAAAGCCTTGCATGAAAATTGCACAATAATATAGGAAACAAAAGTACAAAACCAAGATGTGCATCCATTTTACATCTGCTGTTTCCACAGTAAGTCTTGCATAATATATTGCAGCTCAGCATGCATGACAATTCTGGCTGTCTGAGCTGCTCTCTCTGCAGTTCAGGGAGGCGGATCCATGTTTTGCGCTGTATAGTTTGGCCATGCCCCTTCTGCTCTGGCTTGCTGCCAGATTATCTGCCTCCACTGCAGCAAACAGTGGTGGTGTATTTTGCTACCACCTTTACTCCTTTCTGTTTTTCTGTCTAGTGTTTTGGGCAGTGGGGACTAGTATTCTTCCTCCTCTACTGATCAATTAACTCCTCGGGGATTTAACTGTCTCTGAGCCTCCACTGCAGTATCTCCCTGCCAGCTCCTCTGCCCCTTAAAGGCCTAGCAGAGTGATCAAGAAAGCACCAAGTGGTTTTCTATATATAAGGCAGCTTTCCTAGGCTCAGCAGATGGTGAGTTGTATCCAGCTGTCTGTCCATAACTCTTAAATCCCAGAACTACAAGTCGGACAGGAGGGTGTGGTACTTGACCTACTGAAGCAGCTGCCACACCAGCGGAGGAAATATGGACCAGGCACGCCGGTGCAGAGCTGGGCAAGGCTCCAGAAGCAAGGAGGACCCTGAGCATTTGAGCTGATGGATAAGTCCCAGGGGATCCCTTCAAAACTgagccctccttcccccaaattTTAAAGTGGGTCCTGAACGCACTGGGGAAAGAAACGGGGCTTCTAATcaacctccctccttcccaaggTGACTAGGAGGGTGTTGATATTGAGTtctctcctcccagggggaatGGGACCCAGTGTGGGAGGATTCAGAGACAGACCTCTCAAGAGGACTACAGGCCCTAACGAAGATAAGTCTTATAAGACTTCATGAAAGCTATGCTCCCAAAGCCTGCAAAAAGGGTTAAATAAAAAAAGCCTAAATAttgaaagaaaaagcagaaaaactCCAGGAGCTGAGTTCTCTTCCCTCCCATCCACTGAGGAGGGTGAGTTGTCTGGCTCTGAAACTTGAGAAGGTTTCTGAGAGTGAGTCTCAGTGTAAATTTCTCCCCTCAAAATCCTCTCATGAGGCTGCAGTTACCCCTTTATTCCTCATTTGATGAAGTGATTAGGGATGAATGGAACAAGTCTGACAAGGGCAAGCACATTAACAAGAGTGTCCTCAGGCTTTGTGACATTCAAGAACCAAAGGGCTCTGTTGCTGAGCTACCGAAGATGGATGCTGCTGTGGCATCTCTCACC from Mauremys mutica isolate MM-2020 ecotype Southern chromosome 3, ASM2049712v1, whole genome shotgun sequence harbors:
- the LOC123366211 gene encoding protein eyes shut homolog, which produces MDGAVIINPGCDQSAINISHPSFSGTDVFGYTSFLAFSTIPNISFYYEFRLKFQLANHSSAVQDNLIFFTGQKGQGLSGDDFLVLGLRNGSVVYSYNLGSGTATLISQPLDLTLSIHVIHLGRSLRAGWLKVDDHKNKSITSPGRLVGLNVFSQFYVGGYIEYTPELLPNGSKFENGFQGCIFDIEVRTGKDHRFKSPGTPAGHPNAGRSVGQCEDSPCSLIKCRNGGMCMESGSTVYCDCPTGWKGAFCTETVSVCDPEHNPPHLCRKGATCVPLPDGYTCHCPLGTTGTFCEQALSISDASFRSNESSWMSFASFHIRHKTHIQLQFQPLSADGILFYTAQHLSPRSGDFLCISLVSGFVQLRYSLGDKIVILQSLQNVCTNGSTWHFLKAGRIGNEGYLDLDGINITQKASAGMTALDINTDFYVGGVSSLNLVNSMAIENEPIGFSGCIREIIINHRELKLTEADPKDGSNVGDCDGTVCGYTVCKNNGKCQVQNSGFSCFCPQPWTGNTCEQFVYCSHNGCLHQALCIPDPILFSYSCACTLGWSGRYCDNEISFSTAKFAGNSYIKYMDPHYGKRDLRFTSVSLNFTTSQSEGLILWMGKAENEDNDFLAVGLTNGTLKVVVNLGEKISVPLIHSKHSLCCKRWHFVTIAQNQTSIKVYLDEYLVLFEDIDPQRKYIALNYGGICYFGGFELGRKVNTVTSGLFSRQLVGKIKDVVLFQDSKTIQLIKAEGYNVYDGDRD